The Pseudanabaena sp. PCC 6802 genomic interval CCAAAACTACGGAGCCGTCAGCCGAGCCAAATTTAAAGATCCGATATCTGGGAATCGCGCCCTCGGCGGTGAAATTCTTGGCCAAACCCATTGATTGCGACATAGTTCCTCGCCCTAAATTTTCAATTCTCTAGCGGCTTCGGCAAACGAGATTTCGATGCCTTCGGCTTTGCGCTTGTTTCTGTGCTCGGTGATTTTGCGGGCGATCGCTTCGGCATCGCTCGCATCCACCTGCTCCTGACCCGCACTGGATTCTTTGAACTCCACAATCGCCGCGCGGTTTTCCAAGGATTTCTTGAACAGATCCAGTGGCGACTCGGATTTACGATCGCCGCCTTCGCCGAATTCCACGGGCTGCGAATCCGCCAGCGCCTGCATCGTCGCTAGCAGCGCTGGCTTTTCGCCAGGCGTAACCTTGCCTGCATTGCTTAGCTTGTCAAAGAATTCCGAGAATTCTATGGTTTTCAAGTCTTTCTCGCGTTTGGCGAGCGCCGCCGCCCACGCTTCAAGTTCTTGTTTTCTCGCGTCAAGCTCTTGTTTTCTTGCTTCTTCTTCGGCGGTCATTGTCACCTCGCTATAACTTTGCTCCATCACTCCTGTCATTGCCGCCTTCTCCTGTATGGGAGCGGCAATCATCGCCTCGATTAGATGTCGAGGCAAAAACTTCTCGGCGACTTCAACGCCCTTTTCTTCGATCATGAAGTCGCGCACGCCCGACATCGCCTGGGCGATCGCGCTATCCATCCAGCCACTAAAACTTATTTCCCCAAACTCAATGCAAACTTCCTCTTCCTCGCCCTCAGTAAAACTGGGCGACTCCATACCCTTGACTCCAGGAATCTGGACGGCAGCAAGGTGCCTGATTCCCCACTTACCTGGAACTGGGTTTGCTTTATCACTGGGGGCGTACAACCTGGCACTCAGCTTGGGATACCTACCTGCGTTTACAGCTTCGGCAAACTCGGTCACTACCCTGTGAGGCAGCGCGTAGAGCTTCTCACCGACCGCGAACACGGCTTTAACCAAACCCTGGTTGGGCTTGCTTTCGTCGTGCCCGATCAGGATAGGCGCTTCGTGGCGATTGCGATCGTAGGTCGCCGCCATTTCCTGGATATCGGCGGCGGTGAACGTGCGTTCAACGCCCCGAGAATCTACGTGTTTTCCCGCCCTGATAATCTCCAGCATTTCTAGTCAGCAAAATCGGCGTAAATTATATATCGCTAACTACCTTTCGGCTTTGACAGTGAAGTAGGCCTCCAGCAGACTTCCATTGCACTCGAACTTTAGCTCCACGCGATAGACCGCGCGATCCTGTAAATCCCTCAACAGCGGTAGCCTAGCCTTGGTTCCACTGAATTCAACCGTACCGCTCGGCATCACCGATGCGGTCATGTCGGCGTAAGCACCGCCATCTTCGCCGACCAGAAAAACCTTTACCTGCGGGTTTTGCGGAGCGCTGCACCAATTCGCGCAATCCACCTCGTAGGCGATCGCCTCGTCAACCCCCTGCCTCTGCTGCCCCTCTCGCACTGTTCTGCTAGCCACCGCGTTCCTCCAGATTTAAGTTAAAATCTCGCTTCTCTAGCGATAGATCGAACAGGCGCTCGTCCAGCGTCAAGCCCTGCGACCTTGCATACAAGCTCAAAGCCACCACGGCGGCTATCTGCGTCCCGATCGAGCTATCGCTGACCAGCGCCAGGGCTTTGGCGAGCGATACTGCCGTCTCGTAACTGATGCCGCCCATAACACCAAACGCCAGCGCTTTCGCGACCTCGGTTACCGCACTTAAATCTGCTTGGGCTTCAGCGCCAAAGCCCGCCGCCATCGCCAGGTTTAGCGCTTCTTCCTGCGCGATCGTCACGCCCACCGACAACGCCAGTGTCACAGCTAGTGCCGTCCCCGCCTCCAGAGAGGTACTGGCGACAGAAGTAAGTGCCAAGCTGCGTGCCAGGGCGGCAGCGCAAACCAGTGTGGCGGTATTGTCGAGGGTTATCCCCTCGGTACGCGCCAGGGCAAGCGTGGCATTTATGATGCCTGCAACCGAGAAATCGGTTGCAAACCCTTCGGTGCGCGAAAAGGCTTGCAATGCCCCCAGGTCGGCATTTGCGCTAGGCGCGACTGCGTTTGACTGCGCCAAATCCAATGCCGCCACAAAATCGATCGCCGCCGCCTCCGACATCCCCGCCGATCGCGCCAAACTCACCGCGCTATCAAGAACGCTTGCCGCACTAGCCGTTAAACCTTCGGTACGGGCTAGAGCGAGCAGCGTTACTAACGAGGCGATCGCCACAGTCCCGAAACCCTCGGTACGCGCCAGAGCCGCATCTACGCTTAAGTCGCTATTCACGATCCAGGTCGCTGCCAGCACCCTAGCCAGCGGCAGCGCACCATCAATCGTCATCCCCGCCGCGAAGCTTAAGCCAAGGGATTTGGCGATCGTCACGGAGCTATCGATCGCGCCACCAGCAACAGTGGCGAGCTGCAGCGTTCTAGCAAAAATCTGAGAGGCCGCATTCAGATCGGCAATATTGCCGCCGTCAAATCCCGCAGTTTTGCCAAACGCCATGCCTGCGTCCAGGACGGCATTGTTGAGAGTAGCAAAATTTTCGATCCTCTCAAACGCGGCAGCAACCTCGTAAATATTGGAATTGGAATCGTAGTACTGATCGGCCAGGATCGCCCCGATTCCAGGAAAAGGTGTACCTCGAAGCGGTGGTGCAAACAAATTGTTTGCACCCGGTTTTCGGAATCTCAACTGCTTGTATACACCCATCAGCCTTGCACCAAATTCCAGGAACCCGTAAACGTGCCAGACGTGGCGTTACTCAGCAGCGCCGCAAACCAGAGGCAGGCATCGTCGTAGATACGCGGCAAGCCCGTTCCCGCGAAATCCAGGTTCGCGCCAATGTTGACCTGGCCCATTGCAGCAGTCAAGATGCGCCTGGCGCAGGTCACGCCGAAGTTGCCCGCCGTGCCAGTACTCCCGGAAAGTGTGACATTTGTCACGGTCTTGATTGGTTGTCCTGCGTTCGGAATAATCCTGAAAAGCCTACTCGGTTGGTTGGCGGGTGAAGCCCCTCCCATAACAATTGCAGGAGCATTTCTAGCAACGTCATTTTGATCGGTGTAAGCGACAGTAGCGTTGGCAGCGGTAGTGCCGATCGCCGTATAAATCTCAAAAAACCACTCGACATCGCTGCCGTCAACAGCCGCGCCTCTATTGGCGGGAATCACGCCATTAATAGCTTGCGCCGATCCCGCCACCGTACCGCTCAATCCGCCCATATGACCCAGGCGATCGTACAGCGTCAGGTAGTGCGAAGCGCTGCCCGCACAATTAAAATTACTCAAATACGAAAGCGCGGGCGCAGTCGGATTGGCAAACGGCCACCCGCCTGCCGTAGCGTCTGTGCAAGTAGCCCATACCCCGGGCGCACTGCCTGCAGCAGGGAAGCCAGCACTCAGCCACAGCGACGATAGCGCTCCGGCCAGTTGCGTGCTGGGGCCAGTCTTGGACAGTAGGCCCAGTTGGGCGGTGGGCAGCGCCGCGACCAACTGGTCGTAGTTGGAGATAGTCATTAGCTTGCGGTGAGGGTAATTGTGACGTTTAAGGTATCGCCATTAACAACGGAGCGATTGCCGCCCGTGAAGTTACCTTCGCCGTACAGTATCCCCGATGTGCCCGTGGCAGCGGTGCAGATAAAAGCGCCCGCCACGGTATTGTTAGCGAGGATCGGGAATACCGCTTTACTGGCGGAGTTATCCACGGAGCCAGCAGCTACGGTACCTAGAGTCAGTGCCTGACGGTTGCCAGTGTAGGCCGTGCCCGGCGCTAGCTCAGTCCAGCCCGCGTGGCTTGCGAGTGTATCGCCTGCGGCGTAGGTGGGAGCGGAGGCACCGTTCACCAGGCCTACAAACCACGAAGCGGTATAAGCAGAAGCTTTAAAGTGCTTGTTGAGCGAATCGTTCAGGCCTTCTGTAGTGACGAGGTTGTCAAACTCCTCAGCCCACTTGAGGTTGCCGTCTTTGTCGAAGCATTCGACAACGTAATGGTTTTCGAGCGTGCGCGTACCCAGTTCTACTACCTGCATGTGTTTTCCGTGTAAAGCGGGTAGATTTTATACGCTGCCCGGCGATGCGGCTCTCGCTACTCGCCAATAAAGTCTTCAATAATCGCTACTATCTCTTCTACGTCAGCATCGCTTACCCCCAAGAAAGGTCGAGCGGGAATATTTCGCCTCGGAGCGCCTAGCTGATGGATAGCACCCAGACTGTACGCGCCGATGGCGACGTTCGTGCCGATCGCTACGCCATCTTTGCCCTGGAGCTGATAGGCGATCGACGCTCGCAAATCGCCTTTGAATTGCAGGATCTTGTCAATGCCCCGCCGCTTCTGCTTTTGCGCTGCGTATTTGGGGCTTAACGCTCTCCACGCCGATCCGTCAGGACTGGATTCGTTGGCGAAGTTTTCTTCCGCGCGCATGCGCATGTATTCGCCGATGTTTCGCATGGCAGGCGAAAGGTCGCTCGTCTTTTCTGCCAGCCTTTGCAGGGCTTCGTTAATCTCGCGATCGTCTACCGTGATTTCCAAGAATGCCATAGGTCAATCGATCTCCCGTACAACAAACTTGCCGTCCTCCTCAACCACCTGGTACCGATCGCCCAACTTCTTCTGCAAAGTTTCGGCCTGCTTGCGATTGGCATAGGGCTTGCCTACTTTGGACAGCCAGCGATCGGCTTGCTTGGCGGTAAGCCCTGGAGGCAATTCCTTAGGCGGCGCAGGCAGCAAAGTCGGATCTTCCCCGTCTAGCTCCAAGCGAAATCCGCCTCTTGCCGGTTTAAGCTTAAAACCAGGCAACTGATTGACAGCTTTTTCCGCTTCTTCTCTTTCCAAAAAAAGATAGCTTTGAATAGTTCTGATCGTGCGTCGAATATCCTCCCCACCTTTTCTCAGGATATTGCGCAGTGCAAACGGTGAAGCGCTTGACAGTTTACGCTTATCCAAGTATTCGTCCGCCGCGTCAACAGGCATTGCCTGAGATTTGTTGGGTTTTGGTTTACCAAGCTTGGAGGCAAATTTCTGGAATGCCGCGATCGCATCCTTGAGGTTGTTCTGCCCTTCTGGGGGTAGCACCTCTGGCGTAATCGCTTTAGGCTCCAGCTCAATCGCACTATAGCGATCGGTTCCACTCTTGGTTGGAGAGACAGGCACGATCTCTGCCCAGTCCTGACGTTTTAGCGCCCCTGGCGGAGTGATGGGGCCAATGAGCCGATCGGTTATTACCGCATTTTTATCCAGCTTGAGGTAATTAAAACCTTCCCGCCAGGCAACATTATCGGGATCGAAGCTGTCGGGGAATACTACCCCCTGCTTTTCTAGAAGCTCTTTCACCGCCTTGCACTGTTCTGGAGTCCAGAGATACCCATCCGCCCTGGTAGGCTGGACGTTGAAAGTCCCAGCCGTCGCCCCTGTATTTTTGTTGATCCGAACGCGGTAATCGCCCAACCCTCGGCGAACGTTTATCCCAAGCTGCGTGTACTCTTCTGGAGTAATCAGCCGCGTTTCTATCGGCTTTTTGACTGGCTTAGAGGGCTTTGTCCGTTTAGGCGCAGGAGCCTCAGGCTCCGACTTGCGAACCTCTTTAAGC includes:
- a CDS encoding phage virion morphogenesis protein, producing the protein MAFLEITVDDREINEALQRLAEKTSDLSPAMRNIGEYMRMRAEENFANESSPDGSAWRALSPKYAAQKQKRRGIDKILQFKGDLRASIAYQLQGKDGVAIGTNVAIGAYSLGAIHQLGAPRRNIPARPFLGVSDADVEEIVAIIEDFIGE